The Nicotiana sylvestris chromosome 6, ASM39365v2, whole genome shotgun sequence genomic sequence gagtcttatttatgggtgtgttgtgcaccacacttatataCAGGAGGCTACAAGACATATAAGATGTTATCCTCTTTTCTTATCTTAGATTATGAATATAAGGATTCATTTTCCTAACGACATGTTATATTTTCAGTGATGCCTCCAAAGACTACAGCCGCCCAGAAGAgaaagtccgtggctggtgagactactagtcgagcgccacgagttaccagggctcgggaagagtctcatagtgagattACATcttagacttcacataccccgccctttccagAAGGGCTCCGATAGGCACCAGCTCCAGTGCCTGCCCCTGTACATTCAGCACCCCAGCCAGAGacaccgggtcaggagatgagtGATGCTATTCAGCTATTAACCCAATTAGTAGCCACGCAGGCTCGGcatcaggaagtaggtattgatcatgcagataggtccgttAGTGTgagggttcgtgactttattaatttagaccctccggtattcactgagacagatccaaacgaggaccctcaggtatatattgatagagtgcagaggacgttaagggtaatgaaggccactgcaaCTGGGTCAGTTGAgatagcttcctatagactccgagttTTTGCAGTTAATTGGTTCGAGTCTTGGGAAtcgtccagaggtgaggatgcccctacaggagtatggcaggagtttacagaagcttttcttcgtcattatctgccactaGAGCTTAGACGGgctagagttgataggttcttgaccctttggcagggtaacatgagtgtttaGAAGTACAAtattcagtttgattcgttgACTAGGTATgcacccactattgtatctaagatagaggatcgggttcaccggttcgtgatgggattagagctgCACTttcttaacgattgtatgtcggtctcacttcagccggacatggatatttctcatattcaggGGTATGCTCAGGGTGTAGATGAGCGTAAGAAGAAACAGAGGGACTATTGTTGCGCCCCATTTTTTCTTTGCAGAgtttgggtttcgacattcatgggggaacaactcgtttccttttaggaattgggtatttggagagtcgccacctattgaattaaggtgcgttagggcaccaaGAGCAATTAACTCAATTAACCAGTTTACATTAcaagagattagggtaagggctcaaaataaccttgaggggaaggtgttaggcaccctcacGGTCCACAATGGTCGGTCCCGACCGAACTtgattatgtgaattagtcatttaataaGTAAGCAGTCTAACcatatatttgcaaataaaggtagtttcATAGTCTAACACATGTACAATCAAAAAAGTTTAGATGGTCCAAGAACATATAAGTTAATTGgggaagggaagtcctaagttgattagcctataggatcaatctgtgcaatgcccgataatccttctcaactagaggggctacacgtgacattagcatacaagtcatcatttcctttactaccaattaccctccccttagtggttatataaacGAGTTTAATTAACGAACTCTAAGCGTGATTTACCGTCCCTTCCTCGTGGTCCCAGAGGCGTTTAGGACCTCTATACTTGGGCAGTTCTAGACAGTCCTAAagtatttaaaatataaaatctaagcgacaacaaagaacacataggactgtcaAATAGGAAACAATTAGGGGGCTTATGTTTGCCTCCACATATACATAGGCAAATAGACAGCACATCTCAAACACAGATTTTGAAGAAATTTAGAGAAGCctaggaacatgatatctagataaACATCACAGAGATAGAATATGTAGGATTAAATCGAAGTGGAAGAACCATTAGTCagcttgcctactggttttataaCCTGTTAAGCATGAACACTTTCATACAAAACATGATTTCACAGTTATTTAATAGCCTAAGGTTTGCCTAGGCATGTGTCTAGGTGCAGTCATAATCTGGGAATTAATCAAACAAATTGAGGTTatttagtcctataggcatgctgatctaaGTGACAAAAATTGATTTTAGGCATGTTGACAGTAccacatgatatctatgtgttgaGACTGTTTTAAACCCTTTTATAGATAGTTGTTCATTTAGGCGATATAGACATGACTTAAAGCAGATGCAAATAATGTCCTAAGACAGGATTTCTAATGCATATAGAGATGGTTGTGTTATTACGCATTATTATTAACTTaatagcaggatttctaagtgatagcgACTTTATGCAGAATCATAAGTGAACTGATGAACTATAACATGTAATATGCAGAAGCAGTAAACATGATTGTCCTAAGTCAAGGTATCTAATGCACAAGTTTAGCATGGTTTAATGTGAATAAGCATAGCAatcctaaagcatgatatctgaTGCATCAAACGAACTTGAAATATGATTTCTACCACAAATCAACGTAATGTAAAACCTaaaacatggtttctacccaGTTTACCCCAAAGAATTATATAGCTACCCTCCCCTtttactagttaccccaatatctatttacaaagaattattacagaccaggattgcataaattacataaatgaaatgTAAACTtatactatagagagcctgaagcAGGCCTAAAGCAAACTTGGGAGTACCAGGCCTTCAGTGTTGTCACAAGTGCCTAGAATATCATAGCCAACAAGTGTCcaaatgtgtcaaagttccctaaggacctcaaggatcccgggcagtgctcacgcCAAGACCTTTCTCAAACATAGActggttatgtgcagtgtggaagagccagccctgatatgccagagttcagagagatctcaaggatccctaagcagtacacacactagaagggcagaacttaataatctaagagtaaagtgagagtgcttgacatagtttgaatgATTCAGTGAAAAAAGTATAGAGGTGACTCTAAGAGTGAAAAGGTTTTCTGAAATAGGAACTAGTTTGGTAGTGAAAAATAGTTTGAGAAGAGTAACCAAACACTTTTGAAAACAACAAACAATTAATTGGTCATAAAGCACCCAGATTTAGAAACACTCCATCAACAGATCTCACACAGGGATATATGgattggggacacatagaattCACATTAAGAGAACACATGACATGGCTTAGGGAGGCATATAGACAACAAAATGCATAGAACACTTAGGAGCTTATAAAATTAACAGGTTAGTCATGATGGTAGGTAATAGAGACATGTTGAAAGCAAAGAAACACTGGACAAAATCAAGCACACAACTAGAGTCAGTAGAATACCTTAAAGATTAGGTAACCGACATGATTTCCTCAGTGAAGGAGAATAGACAAGGGTGAATAGACATGCTGGACAAACATCAAATGGACAACTATAGTTTGCACATGCTAATTACATATTGAACAAAGCAGGATTAGACATGCTAAGCAAGGCAGTAAATAGGAACATGATTTGAATTCATAACTAATGAGCTAGTACTGTAATGAAGCACATAGAGTTTAGGTTTCAAAATTTAACTAAGACATACTAGTCAAGGAAGAAAAATGCAGAATTTGAAAGAAATAGGTGCGATTCCACTATCTAGCCTTGGATTTAAGCCGGCTAGACCCACATTAGCACAAGTGGCAAAGAAATAAGAGAGTTTTGAATGTATGTGCGTGTATTTTGAACTGATGTTCGAGTCTTAAGAAGTCAAATAgagagtttatatagtagttcaagagtagagcaaataaggtaaagaatcaaCTTCAGTTAATCTAGGGAATATCATAGAACCAATTACATGAAAAATCAGCGtagtcttcccttaattaagggtaattaacCAACGGTAAGGACAagaaatatttaaggaaagaaattcaaATTAGACTTAAGGCAAAGAGTGAATAATTAAgaatctaattaaggaaataatcatGCAAGGAATCAGTAGATACTTCAGGCAATTAAATAAGGCAAAAAGACTAATTAAAGTCATCAACAAGGTAATAATCAAGAATCATGCACATGAATTTTTTAACAAAGCAAATCACTCAATAATTCTGGAAATAATATATCaattttcataaacaaaataGGCTGAGTAAAACTTTAGGGACACAGAGAAATTAGGCGGAAAATAATTCAAAAACCCTAATAGAGATTAATTAGGATAAAAATCACAAAGCAAGGAATTTTACTAAGGAAAAGCGTGTAAATCAGA encodes the following:
- the LOC138871464 gene encoding uncharacterized protein, with product MSDAIQLLTQLVATQARHQEVGIDHADRSVSVRVRDFINLDPPVFTETDPNEDPQVYIDRVQRTLRVMKATATGSVEIASYRLRVFAVNWFESWESSRGEDAPTGVWQEFTEAFLRHYLPLELRRARVDRFLTLWQGNMSV